A genomic region of Balaenoptera acutorostrata chromosome 4, mBalAcu1.1, whole genome shotgun sequence contains the following coding sequences:
- the ZBTB11 gene encoding zinc finger and BTB domain-containing protein 11 isoform X2, producing MLEELGLDLESGEESNESEDDLSNFTSPPTTASKPAKKKPVSKHELVFVDTKGVVKRSSPKHCQAVLKQLNEQRLSNQFCDVTLLIEGEEYKAHKSVLSANSEYFRDLFIEKGAVSSHEAVVDLSGFCKASFLPLLEFAYTSVLSFDFCSMADVAILARHLFMSEVLEICESVHKLMEEKQLTVYKKGEVQTVASTQDLPEQNGGTAPPVANTEGTATTLSTELGDCEIVLLVNGELPEQNGELGHQPEPQVSSQTEAALSPVGCVTDSHPEMESVDVVTKNSQTELETLNSREDGTVSNTHPKLSKENVISSSPENSNMGNDTATEDICAEDISEHRQNLGQSLKDQENLVEPTAQTDHSPDDDDTYRSRLRQRSVNEGGYIRLHKGMEKKLQKRKAIPKSAVQQVAQKLVQRGKKMKQPKRDAKENTEEEASHKCGECGMVFQRRYALIKHILKHERARDYKCPLCKKQFQYSASLRAHLIRHTRKDAPTSSSSSSASNEASGSSSEKGRTKREFICSICGRTLPKLYSLRIHMLKHTGVKPHACQVCGKTFIYKHGLKLHQSLHQSQKQFQCELCVKSFVTKRSLQEHMSIHTGESKYLCSVCGKSFHRGSGLSKHLKKHQPKPEVRGYHCTQCEKSFFEARDLRQHMNKHLGVKPFQCQFCDKCYSWKKDWYSHVKSHSVTEPYRCNICGKEFYEKALFRRHVKKATHGKKGRAKQNLERVCEQCGRKFTQLREYRRHMNNHGGVKPFECLTCGVAWADARSLKRHVRTHTGERPYVCPVCSEAYIDARTLRKHMTKFHRDYVPCKIMLEKDTLQFHNQGTQVEHAVSILTADMQEQENSGPQELETVVVTGETMEALEAVAATEECPSVSTLSDQSIMQVVNYVLAQQQGQKLSEVAEAIQTVEVEVAHISETE from the exons ATGTTGGAAGAATTGGGACTAGACCTTGAATCTGGAGAAGAAAGTAATGAATCAGAGGATGACCTGAGCAACTTTACTTCCCCTCCAACTACAGCTTCCAAGCCTGCAAAAAAGAAGCCAGTATCCAAACATGAACTTGTATTT GTTGACACCAAAGGAGTGGTGAAACGTTCTTCTCCAAAACATTGTCAGGCTGTCTTAAAACAGCTGAACGAACAGAGACTCTCTAACCAGTTCTGTGATGTTACTTTGTTAATTGAAGGAGAAGAGTACAAAGCTCATAAATCTGTTCTGTCAGCTAATAGCGAATATTTTCGAGATCTTTTTATTGAGAAAGGAGCTGTTTCCAGTCATGAGGCAGTGGTGGATCTTTCTG GCTTTTGTAAGGCAAGCTTCCTTCCTTTACTGGAATTTGCCTACACTTCTGTGCTAAGTTTTGACTTCTGTAGCATGGCTGATGTAGCCATCTTGGCTCGTCATCTTTTCATGTCAGAAGTTTTAGAAATCTGTGAAAGTGTACATAAACTAATGGAAGAGAAGCAGCTAACAGTATACAAGAAGGGTGAGGTACAAACAGTTGCCTCTACACAGGACTTACCAGAACAAAATGGAGGTACAGCACCTCCTGTGGCTAACACCGAGGGAACCGCAACAACTTTATCCACTGAACTTGGGGATTGTGAAATTGTGCTACTGGTGAATGGAGAATTGCCAGAGCAGAATGGAGAGCTAGGACACCAGCCTGAGCCCCAGGTTTCTTCACAGACCGAAGCTGCTCTGTCACCTGTAGGCTGTGTAACTGATTCCCATCCTGAAATGGAGTCTGTTGATGTAGTAACAAAAAACAGCCAGACAGAACTAGAAACGTTAAACAGCAGAGAAGATGGCACAGTCTCTAATACTCATCCTAAGCTTTCAAAAGAGAATGTAATCAGTAGCTCTCCAGAGAACAGTAATATGGGAAATGATACAGCAACAGAGGATATCTGTGCTGAAGATATTTCAGAGCATAGGCAGAACCTTGGCCAGTCTTTAAAAGATCAGGAAAATCTAGTTGAACCGACAGCACAGACAGACCATAGTCCCGATGATGATGATACTTACAGAAGCAGGCTTCGGCAGCGTTCTGTTAACGAAGGGGGATATATCCGACTACACAAAGGAATGGAGAAGAAGCTGCAGAAACGGAAAGCCATTCCCAAGTCAGCAGTTCAACAG GTGGCTCAGAAATTagttcaaagaggaaaaaagatgaaacaaCCAAAAAGGGATGCTAAAGAGAATACCGAAGAAGAAGCATCCCATAAATGTGGGGAATGTGGAATGGTTTTTCAGAGACGATATGCTCTTATAAAGCATATACTGAAACATGAAAGAGCTAGAGATTACAAGTGTCCA ttgTGTAAGAAACAGTTTCAGTACAGTGCCTCCTTGAGAGCACACCTTATTCGACATACCAGGAAAGATGCACCTACTTCATCCTCTTCCAGTTCTGCATCTAATGAGGCATCAGGATCATCGTCTGAGAAGGGCAGAACCAAACGAGAATTTATATGTTCGATATGTGGAAGGACATTACCTAAATTATATTCTCTTCGAATACATATGTTAAAGCACACAGGGGTAAAACCACATGCATGCCAG GTCTGTGGAAAGACTTTCATCTACAAGCACGGTCTAAAGTTACACCAGAGTCTCCATCAATCACAAAAGCAGTTCCAGTGTGAACTATGCGTTAAGTCATTTGTTACCAAACGGAGTCTTCAGGAACATATGAGTATTCACACAG gagAGTCCAAGTACCTTTGCTCAGTTTGTGGAAAGTCTTTTCACAGGGGCTCTGGGCTCAGCAAGCACCTAAAGAAACACCAACCAAAGCCTGAAGTTCGAGGCTATCATTGTACTCA ATGTGAAAAAAGTTTCTTTGAAGCTAGAGATCTTCGCCAGCACATGAACAAACATCTTGGTGTGAAGCCATTCCAGTGCCAATTTTGTGATAAGTGCTATAGTTGGAAGAAAGATTGGTATTCCCATGTGAAGTCTCACTCTGTCACTGAGCCTTACAG gtGTAATATATGTGGCAAAGAATTTTATGAAAAGGCATTGTTCAGAAGGCATGTAAAGAAAGCTACccatggaaaaaaaggaagagcgaAGCAAAACCTGGAACGGGTGTGTGAACAATGTGGAAGAAAATTCACTCAGCTGAGAGAGTATAGAAGACACATGAACAACCATGGAG gagttAAGCCATTTGAGTGCTTAACATGTGGAGTAGCTTGGGCTGATGCCCGATCTCTAAAACGCCACGTCAGAACACATACAGGTGAACGGCCCTATGTCTGTCCCGTATGTAGTGAAGCCTACATAGATGCTCGAACACTCCGTAAACATATGACTAAATTCCACAGAGATTATGTGCCTTGCAAAATTATGCTGGAAAAAGATACCCTTCAGTTTCATAACCAAGGAACTCAAGTGGAGCATGCTGTTAGCATCTTAACAGCAGATATGCAGGAACAAGAAAACAGCGGTCCTCAAGAACTTGAAACTGTGGTAGTGACAGGAGAAACTATGGAAGCTCTCGAAGCTGTTGCAGCTACTGAAGAATGTCCGTCAGTATCTACACTTTCTGACCAAAGTATTATGCAAGTGGTTAACTATGTGTTAGCACAACAGCAAGGACAGAAGCTATCTGAAGTTGCAGAAGCTATTCAAACTGTTGAAGTAGAGGTGGCCCATATTTCAGAAACAGAGTGA
- the RPL24 gene encoding 60S ribosomal protein L24, which translates to MKVELCSFSGYKIYPGHGRRYARTDGKVFQFLNAKCESAFLSKRNPRQINWTVLYRRKHKKGQSEEIQKKRTRRAVKFQRAITGASLADIMAKRNQKPEVRKAQREQAIRAAKEAKKAKQASKKTAMAAAKAPTKAAPKQKIVKPVKVSAPRVGGKR; encoded by the exons ATGAA GGTCGAGCTATGCAGTTTCAGCGGGTACAAGATCTACCCAGGACACGGGAGGCGCTACGCCAGGACCGACGGGAAG GTTTTCCAATTTCTTAATGCAAAATGTGAGTCGGCATTCCTTTCCAAGAGGAATCCTCGTCAGATCAACTGGACTGTCCTCTACAGAAGAAAGCACAAAAAAGGACAGTCG gaagaaattcaaaagaaaagaaccCGCCGTGCAGTCAAATTCCAGAGGGCCATAACTGGTGCATCTCTTGCTGATATAATGGCCAAGAGGAATCAGAAACCTGAAGTTAGGAAGGCTCAACGAGAACAAGCTATCAG GGCTGCCAAGGAAGCAAAAAAGGCTAAGCAAGCATCTAAAAAGACAGCAATGGCTGCTGCAAAG GCTCCCACAAAGGCAGCACCTAAGCAAAAGATTGTGAAGCCTGTGAAGGTTTCTGCTCCCCGTGTTGGTGGAAAACGCTAA
- the ZBTB11 gene encoding zinc finger and BTB domain-containing protein 11 isoform X1 — protein MSSEESYQAILRYLTNECEPYAPGTEGNVKRKIRKAAACYVVRDGTLYYQRRQRHRKTFAELEVVLQPERRRGLIEAAHLGPGGTHHTQHQTWHDLSKTYWWRGILKQVKDYIKQCSKCQEKLDRSRPISDTSEMLEELGLDLESGEESNESEDDLSNFTSPPTTASKPAKKKPVSKHELVFVDTKGVVKRSSPKHCQAVLKQLNEQRLSNQFCDVTLLIEGEEYKAHKSVLSANSEYFRDLFIEKGAVSSHEAVVDLSGFCKASFLPLLEFAYTSVLSFDFCSMADVAILARHLFMSEVLEICESVHKLMEEKQLTVYKKGEVQTVASTQDLPEQNGGTAPPVANTEGTATTLSTELGDCEIVLLVNGELPEQNGELGHQPEPQVSSQTEAALSPVGCVTDSHPEMESVDVVTKNSQTELETLNSREDGTVSNTHPKLSKENVISSSPENSNMGNDTATEDICAEDISEHRQNLGQSLKDQENLVEPTAQTDHSPDDDDTYRSRLRQRSVNEGGYIRLHKGMEKKLQKRKAIPKSAVQQVAQKLVQRGKKMKQPKRDAKENTEEEASHKCGECGMVFQRRYALIKHILKHERARDYKCPLCKKQFQYSASLRAHLIRHTRKDAPTSSSSSSASNEASGSSSEKGRTKREFICSICGRTLPKLYSLRIHMLKHTGVKPHACQVCGKTFIYKHGLKLHQSLHQSQKQFQCELCVKSFVTKRSLQEHMSIHTGESKYLCSVCGKSFHRGSGLSKHLKKHQPKPEVRGYHCTQCEKSFFEARDLRQHMNKHLGVKPFQCQFCDKCYSWKKDWYSHVKSHSVTEPYRCNICGKEFYEKALFRRHVKKATHGKKGRAKQNLERVCEQCGRKFTQLREYRRHMNNHGGVKPFECLTCGVAWADARSLKRHVRTHTGERPYVCPVCSEAYIDARTLRKHMTKFHRDYVPCKIMLEKDTLQFHNQGTQVEHAVSILTADMQEQENSGPQELETVVVTGETMEALEAVAATEECPSVSTLSDQSIMQVVNYVLAQQQGQKLSEVAEAIQTVEVEVAHISETE, from the exons ATGTCAAGCGAGGAAAGCTACCAGGCCATCCTGCGCTACCTGACGAACGAGTGCGAGCCGTACGCGCCGGGCACCGAGGGTAATGTCAAGCGTAAAATCCGCAAGGCGGCCGCCTGCTACGTGGTGCGCGACGGAACGTTGTATTACCAGCGGCGGCAGCGGCACCGCAAGACCTTCGCCGAGCTGGAGGTGGTGCTGCAGCCCGAGCGGCGCCGGGGGCTTATCGAGGCTGCGCACCTGGGCCCGGGCGGCACTCACCACACCCAGCATCAGACCTGGCACGACTTGTCCAAGACGTACTGGTGGCGAG GTATATTAAAGCAAGTCAAAGATTACATTAAACAGTGTAGCAAATGCCAGGAGAAACTAGATCGATCCCGTCCTATATCAGATACTTCAGAAATGTTGGAAGAATTGGGACTAGACCTTGAATCTGGAGAAGAAAGTAATGAATCAGAGGATGACCTGAGCAACTTTACTTCCCCTCCAACTACAGCTTCCAAGCCTGCAAAAAAGAAGCCAGTATCCAAACATGAACTTGTATTT GTTGACACCAAAGGAGTGGTGAAACGTTCTTCTCCAAAACATTGTCAGGCTGTCTTAAAACAGCTGAACGAACAGAGACTCTCTAACCAGTTCTGTGATGTTACTTTGTTAATTGAAGGAGAAGAGTACAAAGCTCATAAATCTGTTCTGTCAGCTAATAGCGAATATTTTCGAGATCTTTTTATTGAGAAAGGAGCTGTTTCCAGTCATGAGGCAGTGGTGGATCTTTCTG GCTTTTGTAAGGCAAGCTTCCTTCCTTTACTGGAATTTGCCTACACTTCTGTGCTAAGTTTTGACTTCTGTAGCATGGCTGATGTAGCCATCTTGGCTCGTCATCTTTTCATGTCAGAAGTTTTAGAAATCTGTGAAAGTGTACATAAACTAATGGAAGAGAAGCAGCTAACAGTATACAAGAAGGGTGAGGTACAAACAGTTGCCTCTACACAGGACTTACCAGAACAAAATGGAGGTACAGCACCTCCTGTGGCTAACACCGAGGGAACCGCAACAACTTTATCCACTGAACTTGGGGATTGTGAAATTGTGCTACTGGTGAATGGAGAATTGCCAGAGCAGAATGGAGAGCTAGGACACCAGCCTGAGCCCCAGGTTTCTTCACAGACCGAAGCTGCTCTGTCACCTGTAGGCTGTGTAACTGATTCCCATCCTGAAATGGAGTCTGTTGATGTAGTAACAAAAAACAGCCAGACAGAACTAGAAACGTTAAACAGCAGAGAAGATGGCACAGTCTCTAATACTCATCCTAAGCTTTCAAAAGAGAATGTAATCAGTAGCTCTCCAGAGAACAGTAATATGGGAAATGATACAGCAACAGAGGATATCTGTGCTGAAGATATTTCAGAGCATAGGCAGAACCTTGGCCAGTCTTTAAAAGATCAGGAAAATCTAGTTGAACCGACAGCACAGACAGACCATAGTCCCGATGATGATGATACTTACAGAAGCAGGCTTCGGCAGCGTTCTGTTAACGAAGGGGGATATATCCGACTACACAAAGGAATGGAGAAGAAGCTGCAGAAACGGAAAGCCATTCCCAAGTCAGCAGTTCAACAG GTGGCTCAGAAATTagttcaaagaggaaaaaagatgaaacaaCCAAAAAGGGATGCTAAAGAGAATACCGAAGAAGAAGCATCCCATAAATGTGGGGAATGTGGAATGGTTTTTCAGAGACGATATGCTCTTATAAAGCATATACTGAAACATGAAAGAGCTAGAGATTACAAGTGTCCA ttgTGTAAGAAACAGTTTCAGTACAGTGCCTCCTTGAGAGCACACCTTATTCGACATACCAGGAAAGATGCACCTACTTCATCCTCTTCCAGTTCTGCATCTAATGAGGCATCAGGATCATCGTCTGAGAAGGGCAGAACCAAACGAGAATTTATATGTTCGATATGTGGAAGGACATTACCTAAATTATATTCTCTTCGAATACATATGTTAAAGCACACAGGGGTAAAACCACATGCATGCCAG GTCTGTGGAAAGACTTTCATCTACAAGCACGGTCTAAAGTTACACCAGAGTCTCCATCAATCACAAAAGCAGTTCCAGTGTGAACTATGCGTTAAGTCATTTGTTACCAAACGGAGTCTTCAGGAACATATGAGTATTCACACAG gagAGTCCAAGTACCTTTGCTCAGTTTGTGGAAAGTCTTTTCACAGGGGCTCTGGGCTCAGCAAGCACCTAAAGAAACACCAACCAAAGCCTGAAGTTCGAGGCTATCATTGTACTCA ATGTGAAAAAAGTTTCTTTGAAGCTAGAGATCTTCGCCAGCACATGAACAAACATCTTGGTGTGAAGCCATTCCAGTGCCAATTTTGTGATAAGTGCTATAGTTGGAAGAAAGATTGGTATTCCCATGTGAAGTCTCACTCTGTCACTGAGCCTTACAG gtGTAATATATGTGGCAAAGAATTTTATGAAAAGGCATTGTTCAGAAGGCATGTAAAGAAAGCTACccatggaaaaaaaggaagagcgaAGCAAAACCTGGAACGGGTGTGTGAACAATGTGGAAGAAAATTCACTCAGCTGAGAGAGTATAGAAGACACATGAACAACCATGGAG gagttAAGCCATTTGAGTGCTTAACATGTGGAGTAGCTTGGGCTGATGCCCGATCTCTAAAACGCCACGTCAGAACACATACAGGTGAACGGCCCTATGTCTGTCCCGTATGTAGTGAAGCCTACATAGATGCTCGAACACTCCGTAAACATATGACTAAATTCCACAGAGATTATGTGCCTTGCAAAATTATGCTGGAAAAAGATACCCTTCAGTTTCATAACCAAGGAACTCAAGTGGAGCATGCTGTTAGCATCTTAACAGCAGATATGCAGGAACAAGAAAACAGCGGTCCTCAAGAACTTGAAACTGTGGTAGTGACAGGAGAAACTATGGAAGCTCTCGAAGCTGTTGCAGCTACTGAAGAATGTCCGTCAGTATCTACACTTTCTGACCAAAGTATTATGCAAGTGGTTAACTATGTGTTAGCACAACAGCAAGGACAGAAGCTATCTGAAGTTGCAGAAGCTATTCAAACTGTTGAAGTAGAGGTGGCCCATATTTCAGAAACAGAGTGA